Within the Flavobacterium sp. 9R genome, the region AACTGTCAGTAGCTACGTGAGAAAGAAATGCATTGGGCAAAAACCGTTGTGCTTTGTCGCCTGCATGCCCAATCCCTCCTCCAAATGGTCTTGATGCCAAATAAGCTTTCAGTATTTTTTGATTGTTCAATCGTACTTGCAAAGAAGGCTCATTGGGGTCAAATGCAGTTCGCATTCTTCGTATTTGGTCATTTCCATTAGCGATAGTAGTGTATTTGAAAAAAACAAAAACCATTGCTAGAAATAGTACCCCTAATGCCAATACTTTGATGTTTTTCCTTAAGAAGAAAAAGGTCATAAGTCCACCCAAAGGAACACCGATTGCACCTCTAGTTCCAGAGATTACCATTCCGTAGAATCCTAATATTCCAACGATTATAAAAAAAGCTTTAGCAAAACCTTTTTTGGTCATCGAATAAATAATAGCCACAACACCTGTATACCCTTGATTTCCTCCAAATTGACCCGCATCACTAAAAAAAGAAAACACCCTTAATTTACCAAAAAGCACATGGGTCTGCGCTGCACCTGCATTTAACCAAGCTTGTTCAGCCTCATCTACCCCAATGAACAACTGCTTCATTCCGTGCAGGCTGGCAATTATTGAAAAAACACCCCAGATATATAAAAGCGTGTCTAACTTTTTGTGGGTATCGATGAATAAAAAGGTGAGCACTAAAAAGAAAAAGAAATAAAATCCAAGACCTCTACCCGCTATCCAAGCTTCAACACTTCGGGCTTCTGGATTTACCAATTGAAATATGCAATACAATAACCAAATCCCAGCAAAAATGGTAATATCTCTATTGGCAGGAGACCAATCTACCTTTTCTCTAAATCTAGAAAAAATTAACGCTAAAAAAGTCAAAATCATTACGCCATCTATTGCAAAACCTA harbors:
- a CDS encoding O-antigen ligase yields the protein MNTNSNNINPFDKASGSASLSSPKGLLLLLVTVVIIALLIAKLKTVGIGLLIALLFLVFYLYKLFSNPILGFYTAIGLNFLILGLTRYITGLPLGFAIDGVMILTFLALIFSRFREKVDWSPANRDITIFAGIWLLYCIFQLVNPEARSVEAWIAGRGLGFYFFFFLVLTFLFIDTHKKLDTLLYIWGVFSIIASLHGMKQLFIGVDEAEQAWLNAGAAQTHVLFGKLRVFSFFSDAGQFGGNQGYTGVVAIIYSMTKKGFAKAFFIIVGILGFYGMVISGTRGAIGVPLGGLMTFFFLRKNIKVLALGVLFLAMVFVFFKYTTIANGNDQIRRMRTAFDPNEPSLQVRLNNQKILKAYLASRPFGGGIGHAGDKAQRFLPNAFLSHVATDSWYVLIWAELGIVGLVFHLFVLFYVIGKASYKVMFTIRDPITKLKMSALISGMAGVMAASYGNAVLGQMPTALLIYATMAIISNPEIFEADQQKEELELRTAQNV